The Alteromonas stellipolaris genome includes a region encoding these proteins:
- a CDS encoding DUF2982 domain-containing protein, producing the protein MSGNNPEPILIRAASKSNGITSIVIGCAGLVFAALWFVLLPDWLFLAGILITSAALVTLLVGYFKIREPEFSLEMTTDVITYRHRLGSWQIHWENLQRADCPRVRQGLDHVGLETVGFKLKDYTEFLTSISPRLATHLLMEQRPLLLHNTNEGCATGSCYEESMFDDNHFTLNNGTVLTGVKAMLANRMAELRKRLGYDVFIATSDIDRTPEEFAALISQCQAARRTNNAE; encoded by the coding sequence ATGTCTGGCAATAACCCTGAACCTATTCTTATTCGAGCCGCGTCAAAAAGTAATGGTATAACCAGTATTGTTATTGGTTGCGCTGGGTTAGTTTTTGCTGCGCTTTGGTTTGTATTGCTCCCTGATTGGCTATTTCTAGCGGGTATTCTGATCACCAGTGCGGCATTAGTTACCTTGCTGGTGGGCTACTTTAAAATTCGAGAGCCTGAATTCAGCCTAGAAATGACCACGGACGTTATCACCTATCGTCATCGTTTAGGCAGCTGGCAGATACATTGGGAAAACCTACAACGGGCAGACTGCCCTAGAGTACGACAAGGTTTGGATCATGTAGGGCTTGAAACCGTAGGCTTCAAGTTAAAAGACTATACCGAGTTTCTAACCAGTATATCGCCACGTTTAGCCACCCATTTGTTGATGGAGCAGCGGCCTTTGTTGCTGCATAATACGAATGAAGGCTGTGCCACGGGAAGTTGCTACGAAGAGTCTATGTTCGATGATAATCATTTTACGTTAAACAATGGCACTGTACTCACCGGGGTAAAAGCCATGTTGGCCAATCGTATGGCAGAGCTTCGCAAGCGCCTTGGTTATGACGTGTTTATTGCCACCTCTGATATAGACAGAACTCCAGAAGAGTTTGCTGCGCTTATCTCTCAATGCCAAGCCGCCCGTAGAACCAATAACGCTGAATAA